From Cecembia calidifontis, one genomic window encodes:
- a CDS encoding sensor histidine kinase, which produces MRLQQQISLMFTALAAGILLLFIGIVYFSAYTNRLNEFYNILEKEAITKANLLLDTQLDAETLQTIYRKNREILYEVEVAIYNSRMDLIYHDAVDIDFVKETPEMLQEISNKKKIRFIQDKWQVIGLDFEFDQEHYIITAAAYDFYGFNKLENLRDTMLVSFFLGLAIIFLIGKYFSRKSLAPIAGIIREAQNISASNLDLRIQEYNSKDELGQLAQTFNQMLERLEKSFDAQKQFVSYVAHELRTPLTAIITDLELSLDKERTKEQYRQTIEEVLSDSQKVARLASTLLDFAKASYDRSEIHFKPVRVDEVLLESSQQVMQKNPAYRIHLDFEGEVEEEAITVWGNSYLLGIAFSNLMENACKFSEDKSCEISIAAGPSGVRIKFRDKGIGIPKEEQEDIFKPFFRGKNKGYTEGTGIGLTLVQKIIQQHNGEISLASETGKGATFTLSLPKVK; this is translated from the coding sequence ATGAGGTTACAGCAACAGATATCCTTGATGTTTACGGCCTTGGCAGCCGGAATACTCCTGCTCTTTATTGGGATTGTTTATTTTTCTGCTTATACCAACCGGTTGAATGAATTTTATAACATTCTGGAAAAAGAAGCCATAACCAAAGCCAATTTGCTATTGGATACGCAGTTAGATGCCGAAACACTCCAAACCATTTACAGGAAAAACAGGGAAATTCTTTATGAAGTGGAGGTAGCCATCTACAATTCCAGAATGGATTTGATTTATCATGATGCAGTAGATATTGACTTTGTGAAGGAAACCCCGGAAATGCTTCAGGAAATAAGCAATAAAAAGAAAATCAGGTTTATCCAGGACAAATGGCAGGTCATAGGCCTTGATTTTGAATTTGATCAAGAGCATTACATCATAACTGCCGCGGCCTATGATTTTTATGGTTTCAATAAACTTGAAAACCTGAGGGATACCATGTTGGTCAGCTTTTTCCTTGGTCTGGCGATTATCTTTTTGATCGGGAAATATTTTTCAAGAAAATCACTGGCCCCCATCGCAGGGATAATCAGGGAGGCCCAGAACATATCTGCTTCTAATCTTGATTTGAGGATTCAGGAATATAATTCAAAGGATGAACTGGGTCAATTGGCCCAAACTTTCAATCAGATGTTGGAAAGGTTGGAAAAATCCTTCGATGCCCAAAAGCAGTTTGTCTCCTATGTGGCCCATGAACTGAGGACTCCCCTCACGGCCATCATCACAGATCTGGAGCTGAGTCTGGATAAGGAGAGAACCAAGGAACAATACAGACAGACCATAGAGGAGGTATTGTCGGACAGTCAGAAAGTTGCCCGCTTGGCGAGTACCTTGCTGGATTTTGCCAAGGCCAGCTATGACCGTTCTGAAATCCATTTCAAGCCGGTGCGTGTGGACGAGGTATTGCTGGAGTCCAGTCAGCAGGTCATGCAAAAAAATCCAGCTTACAGGATCCACCTTGATTTTGAAGGAGAAGTGGAGGAGGAAGCCATCACGGTTTGGGGCAACAGTTACCTCCTGGGCATTGCATTTTCCAATCTTATGGAAAATGCCTGTAAATTTTCAGAGGATAAAAGCTGTGAGATTTCAATAGCTGCAGGCCCTTCCGGGGTTAGGATCAAATTCAGAGACAAAGGCATTGGGATTCCTAAAGAAGAGCAGGAAGATATATTCAAGCCATTTTTCAGGGGAAAAAACAAAGGCTACACCGAGGGAACAGGTATCGGTCTTACCCTCGTCCAAAAGATTATCCAGCAGCATAATGGAGAGATCAGCTTAGCATCCGAAACGGGAAAAGGGGCTACATTTACCCTCAGCCTGCCCAAAGTGAAATAG
- a CDS encoding superoxide dismutase → MAFELPKLPYDFNALEPYIDARTMEIHHGKHHNAYVTNLNNAIAGTDLENKSLEELMLVAGSNTAVRNNGGGHYNHNLFWTILSPKGGGTPQGELADAINEKFGSFEAFKEEFSKAAATRFGSGWAWLTVTANGLTISSTPNQDNPLMDVAEIKGTPILGLDVWEHAYYLHYQNRRPDYISAFWNLVNWDEVSRRYAAAK, encoded by the coding sequence ATGGCTTTTGAACTACCAAAACTACCTTATGATTTTAATGCGCTGGAACCATACATTGATGCGCGCACGATGGAAATTCACCATGGAAAACACCACAATGCCTATGTTACCAATCTGAACAATGCCATTGCTGGTACAGATTTGGAAAACAAAAGCTTGGAGGAGTTGATGCTAGTTGCCGGTTCCAATACTGCTGTAAGAAACAACGGTGGCGGTCACTACAATCACAACTTGTTCTGGACCATCCTTTCTCCAAAAGGAGGAGGTACTCCTCAAGGCGAATTGGCGGATGCGATCAATGAAAAATTCGGTTCTTTTGAAGCTTTTAAGGAGGAGTTCAGCAAAGCAGCTGCCACAAGATTCGGTTCAGGATGGGCTTGGTTGACGGTTACTGCCAATGGCCTTACAATTAGCTCTACCCCTAATCAAGATAACCCACTGATGGATGTGGCTGAAATAAAAGGAACACCAATTTTGGGTCTTGACGTATGGGAGCATGCTTACTACCTGCATTATCAAAACAGAAGACCTGACTACATCAGTGCTTTCTGGAACCTGGTCAACTGGGATGAAGTCAGCAGGAGATACGCTGCCGCAAAATAA
- a CDS encoding serine hydrolase domain-containing protein, whose protein sequence is MKKAIVMFTLIGVTMASVIAQDFNRAKLDEFFDVLETNDRVMGSVLLYYRGEPIYQKSFGYADRSKKIPLTKESKFRVGSITKTFTSVLVFKAIEEGRINLAQSIEGFFPELTNAGKITVSDLLSHRSGIYSFTSSQDYLTWNTVPKSREALYQIILKGKSEFEPGTKANYSNPNYVLLTWILEDIYQESYPSLLQKYILGPLDLNNTYIGEEFSPDQGEVLSYKFLGEWEQESITDMSIPLGAGALVSTTRDLAVFIRALFEGKLISEASLSQMTELRDDYGRGIFKFPFYDQFAYGHDGGIDGFMASLSYFPEKDLAYSLTLNGANMDPNQISIAVLSAFFGKDFDIPQFSDVSFTAEELDAFVGVYGAPGFPLNITIRRQKLALMAQATGQPEFLLEHDEGTTFVFRLANLSIEFQPENDQLTLSQSGMKFVLKKK, encoded by the coding sequence ATGAAAAAGGCGATTGTAATGTTTACCCTAATCGGAGTCACTATGGCTTCAGTGATTGCTCAAGACTTTAATAGGGCCAAATTGGATGAGTTTTTTGATGTTTTGGAAACCAATGATAGGGTGATGGGTTCGGTGTTACTTTATTATCGTGGGGAACCCATTTACCAGAAGTCCTTTGGTTATGCAGATCGTAGCAAAAAAATTCCCTTAACCAAAGAAAGTAAATTTAGGGTGGGTTCTATAACCAAAACATTTACTTCGGTCCTTGTTTTCAAGGCCATAGAGGAGGGAAGGATCAATTTGGCGCAAAGTATTGAAGGCTTTTTCCCAGAGTTGACCAATGCCGGAAAAATAACAGTGAGTGATCTGCTAAGCCACAGGAGTGGTATTTATAGCTTTACCTCAAGCCAGGATTACCTGACCTGGAATACAGTCCCTAAGTCAAGAGAAGCATTGTATCAGATAATACTTAAAGGAAAGAGTGAATTTGAACCTGGCACAAAAGCCAATTATTCTAATCCGAACTATGTGCTTTTGACCTGGATTTTGGAGGATATCTATCAGGAGTCTTACCCCTCTTTATTGCAAAAGTATATTTTAGGTCCCCTTGATTTGAATAACACCTACATCGGTGAGGAATTTTCACCTGACCAAGGGGAGGTTTTATCTTATAAATTCTTGGGGGAATGGGAACAGGAAAGTATTACAGACATGTCCATTCCTTTAGGGGCTGGAGCGCTTGTTTCCACCACTAGAGATTTGGCGGTTTTTATTAGGGCATTATTTGAGGGAAAATTAATCAGTGAAGCCAGTCTATCCCAAATGACAGAATTGAGGGACGATTACGGACGCGGAATATTTAAATTTCCTTTTTATGATCAATTTGCCTATGGCCATGATGGGGGCATAGATGGGTTCATGGCTTCTTTAAGTTACTTTCCAGAGAAAGACCTCGCCTATTCACTTACCTTGAACGGGGCCAATATGGATCCTAATCAGATTTCCATTGCCGTGTTGAGCGCATTTTTTGGAAAGGATTTTGACATTCCACAATTCTCCGATGTTTCCTTTACGGCAGAGGAATTGGATGCTTTTGTCGGGGTTTACGGGGCTCCTGGTTTTCCTTTGAATATTACCATCAGAAGACAGAAGCTGGCACTCATGGCACAGGCCACCGGCCAACCTGAATTTTTATTGGAGCATGATGAGGGAACTACTTTTGTCTTCCGATTGGCCAATCTTTCTATTGAATTTCAGCCGGAAAATGATCAGCTGACTTTGTCCCAATCGGGGATGAAATTCGTATTGAAGAAGAAATGA
- a CDS encoding outer membrane beta-barrel family protein, producing the protein MKISTQVFVALLAFFLGMSNLAAKEFSLITGRVADEKGEFLPFANVALVETESGALLTGAVTSDDGKFLIESARSAKVHLVVSSIGFETFKTEPFDIKPGTNKDFGLITIKEEAGNLSEVTVRATRPEIIVEADKTIVNVEGSVLADGNTALEVIARSPGVYVDENDQINLNGRPGVTVMINDRQTYMSAADLAQFLRSIPADNIKSIEIINNPPSRFDAEGGAGVINIRLKKNNIDGMFGNISAGGMYNGIFGPNAGLSLNIKKGKWTNQASLNYNEFNFVNELDINRNFQLEQGVSSFHQDGKITTYNKSLFFNGGSDYEINSNHSVGVTVQASEYNGENIGRSLTDINNPGTEDVFFLRSFNDGASRNRRVFGNFHYVGVLDSLGTKLTSDIDFTKMASSSNSLLSNRNWINDDEPLAARDFILTMNEMDYTIFTAKVDFIRPLGKGRIFESGLKGSWVKSDNNLDLSKAIEDEPFQRDPNSNHFIYEENVLAAYASYKSKFSENISFQAGLRTEYSDITGNSVTLDQVNKQNYIDLFPSLSVQQKVSKDYQIIYNANRRITRPNYRLLNPFVFYIDPLTTEEGNPLLRPQYAHNLEMNHVVKGSYQFTLGYSLTNDVFQQIFTQDEETRTTTTYTANLDKAQTWNFRAMIPVEIRPWWNTSNMVQVTNSAWKSLIGDALLDVSQTSFTLRTQHNFNLPAGFRAELMGMYIGPAQYGQATIKGFGWVDLGITKSMMKDKLTLTVNGTDLLASQVIRANVQFENIDTQFRQYRNTQGVRFTLRYKFAKGESFRVSNRSGSTEERNRLD; encoded by the coding sequence ATGAAAATCTCAACCCAAGTATTTGTAGCGCTTTTGGCCTTCTTTTTAGGAATGAGCAACTTGGCAGCGAAGGAGTTTTCCCTGATTACAGGCCGTGTGGCTGATGAGAAGGGAGAATTCCTTCCTTTTGCCAATGTGGCATTGGTCGAAACCGAGTCCGGAGCCTTATTGACCGGTGCGGTTACAAGTGATGACGGAAAGTTTCTGATCGAATCTGCAAGGTCTGCAAAGGTTCATTTGGTGGTCTCTTCCATAGGTTTCGAAACCTTCAAGACCGAACCATTTGATATCAAGCCGGGCACTAATAAGGATTTTGGTTTGATTACCATCAAAGAAGAGGCGGGAAATCTATCTGAAGTAACCGTAAGGGCCACAAGACCGGAAATCATTGTGGAAGCAGATAAAACCATCGTGAATGTGGAAGGCTCTGTTTTGGCTGATGGCAATACGGCATTGGAAGTAATTGCAAGATCACCAGGGGTTTATGTTGATGAAAATGATCAAATCAATCTTAACGGAAGACCAGGGGTCACCGTGATGATCAATGACAGACAAACTTACATGAGTGCAGCTGATCTTGCCCAGTTCTTAAGATCTATTCCTGCAGATAATATCAAAAGCATTGAAATCATCAACAATCCGCCTTCCCGATTTGATGCAGAGGGTGGAGCAGGAGTCATCAACATCCGGCTGAAAAAGAACAATATTGATGGCATGTTCGGTAATATCAGTGCCGGTGGTATGTACAATGGTATCTTTGGTCCAAATGCCGGCCTTTCACTCAATATCAAAAAAGGAAAATGGACCAATCAGGCCAGCCTCAACTACAATGAATTCAACTTTGTCAATGAGTTGGACATCAACCGCAATTTCCAGTTGGAGCAGGGGGTTTCCAGTTTTCACCAAGACGGAAAGATAACTACATACAACAAGAGCCTTTTCTTTAACGGAGGAAGTGATTATGAAATCAATTCCAATCACAGTGTTGGCGTAACGGTTCAGGCATCTGAATACAATGGGGAAAATATCGGCAGGTCTTTGACTGATATCAATAATCCCGGAACGGAGGATGTTTTTTTCCTGAGATCCTTTAATGATGGAGCATCTAGAAACAGGAGAGTTTTTGGTAATTTCCATTATGTGGGCGTATTGGATTCCTTAGGAACCAAGTTGACATCGGATATCGATTTTACCAAGATGGCCTCCTCTTCCAACTCGCTTCTTAGTAATAGGAATTGGATAAATGACGATGAACCTCTCGCTGCAAGGGATTTTATCCTGACCATGAATGAAATGGATTATACCATATTTACTGCAAAAGTGGATTTCATCCGGCCATTAGGTAAAGGCCGTATTTTCGAAAGTGGCTTGAAAGGTAGCTGGGTCAAGTCTGACAATAACCTTGATCTGAGTAAAGCCATAGAAGATGAGCCTTTCCAAAGGGACCCCAACTCCAATCACTTCATTTATGAAGAAAACGTATTGGCCGCTTATGCCTCTTATAAAAGCAAATTTTCTGAAAATATAAGTTTCCAGGCAGGTTTGAGAACTGAATATTCTGATATCACAGGAAACTCTGTGACTTTGGATCAAGTCAATAAGCAAAATTATATTGACCTATTCCCAAGCCTAAGTGTTCAGCAAAAGGTCAGCAAAGATTATCAGATCATCTACAATGCCAACAGAAGGATTACCAGGCCAAATTATAGGTTATTGAATCCCTTTGTGTTTTACATAGACCCACTGACCACTGAAGAAGGTAACCCACTTCTGCGCCCTCAGTACGCCCATAACCTGGAGATGAACCACGTGGTAAAAGGTTCCTATCAGTTCACCTTGGGCTATTCCCTGACCAATGATGTGTTCCAGCAGATATTTACCCAAGATGAAGAAACAAGGACCACGACCACCTATACCGCCAACCTGGACAAGGCGCAGACCTGGAATTTCAGGGCCATGATCCCGGTTGAAATTCGCCCTTGGTGGAATACCAGCAATATGGTTCAGGTAACCAACTCAGCTTGGAAATCTTTGATTGGTGATGCACTGTTGGATGTATCACAGACATCCTTTACCTTGAGGACACAACACAATTTCAATCTTCCAGCCGGATTCAGAGCTGAATTGATGGGGATGTACATCGGCCCAGCACAATATGGACAGGCAACAATAAAAGGATTTGGATGGGTAGATCTGGGAATTACCAAAAGTATGATGAAGGATAAACTGACCCTGACGGTCAATGGAACAGATTTATTGGCCAGTCAGGTGATCCGGGCAAATGTTCAGTTTGAAAATATCGATACCCAGTTCAGACAATACCGCAATACACAGGGAGTTAGATTCACCCTCAGGTATAAGTTTGCCAAAGGAGAAAGCTTCAGGGTGTCCAATAGAAGCGGAAGCACTGAAGAAAGAAACAGGTTGGATTAA
- a CDS encoding capsule assembly Wzi family protein, with protein sequence MKTLNVYIFFALLLFLGNWAYAQTIPLNTPVLEEYMRRQQLLGRLNENASFAIRPLHPAYAFDRQNGLDLDSTFTDLNTSQVHQVFGKDKNDYLFVMPVTLRTQFNSDYAFGLNNGAMIPNRGFQHLVSAGVFLKEGKLSIQFQPEILHAQNKDYLGFPIEHQATILYYYEYMNRIDMPERFGTGPYTRILPGQSSIRFNPGDFSFGVSTENLWWGPSRRNSLILSNNAQGFLHFTANTLRPVETGIGHIEGQMIAGLLNSSGFLPPHPGYHIQGNPVLMPKRENGDRYLSGIILSYHPKWVPGLFLGYSATNHLYMEDMDRLGDYVPFFNGQKGLNNVRNPIRDKRQQFSSGFFRWISTEGHFEFYGEYGTNGNSRRFSDFIVTPERNRGFTLGFSNLMPLKKQGQFLQISAEMTQTGQTIRESIRNLDTWYIHNHVRHGYTHNGQVLGVGYGPAANVNWVEIGWVKDFSRIALHFERIVYNNDFYYFRYEASKDWRNKYVDLVPSLVADWRFGNLLVHGNFQYVNTLNYMWFLENQPDQYFVPGLDRKNFVATVGISYIFK encoded by the coding sequence ATGAAAACACTGAATGTCTATATTTTCTTCGCTCTGTTGCTTTTTTTGGGAAATTGGGCCTATGCACAGACCATTCCGCTCAACACCCCTGTATTGGAAGAGTACATGAGGAGGCAACAATTGTTGGGTAGACTGAATGAAAATGCATCTTTTGCCATTAGACCCCTTCATCCAGCCTATGCTTTTGACCGTCAAAATGGTTTAGATTTGGACAGCACTTTTACTGATTTGAATACGTCGCAAGTACATCAAGTATTTGGAAAGGATAAGAATGACTACCTTTTTGTTATGCCTGTCACTTTACGGACACAGTTCAATTCTGATTATGCTTTTGGTCTGAATAATGGAGCGATGATTCCGAACAGGGGATTTCAACATTTGGTAAGTGCCGGTGTATTTTTAAAGGAGGGAAAATTATCCATACAGTTCCAACCGGAAATCTTACATGCCCAAAACAAAGACTATTTGGGATTTCCCATAGAACATCAGGCCACCATTCTGTATTACTATGAGTATATGAACCGGATTGATATGCCTGAGCGCTTTGGTACCGGGCCTTATACCCGTATCCTTCCAGGTCAGTCCAGTATACGGTTTAATCCCGGTGATTTCTCATTTGGGGTTTCAACAGAAAATCTTTGGTGGGGGCCTTCCCGCCGTAATTCCCTTATTCTGAGTAATAATGCCCAAGGTTTCCTTCATTTCACGGCCAATACCTTGAGACCTGTGGAGACGGGCATTGGACACATTGAAGGGCAGATGATTGCGGGTCTTTTGAACAGCAGTGGATTTCTTCCGCCACATCCGGGATACCATATTCAGGGCAACCCTGTTCTGATGCCCAAAAGGGAAAATGGGGACAGGTACTTATCTGGTATTATCTTAAGTTATCATCCCAAATGGGTTCCAGGCTTGTTTTTAGGCTATTCAGCCACCAACCATTTGTATATGGAGGACATGGACAGATTGGGTGATTATGTTCCTTTTTTCAATGGGCAAAAAGGATTGAACAATGTAAGGAATCCGATAAGGGATAAAAGACAGCAGTTCAGCTCCGGCTTTTTCAGATGGATCAGCACTGAAGGTCATTTTGAATTTTACGGGGAATATGGCACCAATGGCAATAGCAGGAGGTTTTCAGACTTTATCGTTACTCCGGAAAGGAACCGGGGCTTCACCCTTGGATTCAGTAACCTGATGCCATTGAAAAAGCAGGGGCAGTTCCTACAGATCAGCGCAGAAATGACGCAGACCGGTCAAACCATTAGAGAAAGCATCCGAAACTTGGACACCTGGTATATTCACAACCATGTACGTCATGGATATACCCACAACGGACAGGTACTGGGGGTAGGATACGGTCCGGCAGCGAATGTGAACTGGGTAGAAATCGGTTGGGTAAAAGATTTCAGCAGGATTGCACTTCATTTTGAGAGGATCGTTTACAACAACGACTTCTACTATTTTAGGTATGAGGCATCTAAAGACTGGAGAAATAAATATGTGGATCTGGTGCCTTCTTTAGTCGCAGATTGGAGATTTGGAAACCTCTTGGTACATGGCAACTTCCAATATGTCAATACCCTGAACTATATGTGGTTCTTGGAAAACCAGCCCGACCAGTATTTTGTGCCGGGACTGGATAGAAAAAACTTTGTGGCAACTGTGGGAATTAGCTACATTTTCAAATAA
- the wecB gene encoding non-hydrolyzing UDP-N-acetylglucosamine 2-epimerase — protein MIKLTLVAGARPNFMKIAPIVHAIKAKQKEGFPISYRLVHTGQHYDKKMSGDFFEQLNIPEPDANLGGGGGTQAEQTAAIMVAFEKELMANRPDLVIVVGDVTSTLACSIAAKKLVIDVAHVEGGIRSGDLSMPEEINRMVTDSITDHFFTTSEIANENLRKLGFPESRIHFVGNTMIDTLMANMEKFRKPDGEAFDKLQPGQYFVMTMHRPANVDQEEKLKEMINAIMEGTQGLPVIFPVHPRTAKNLQNLGINDPNLLMTEPLSYLEFNYLVKNAKGVITDSGGITEEASVMNIPCITLRENTERAETIELGTNELVGTNPENLQPYLEKLMRGEWKKYKGIPYWDGKTAERIVGKIIEIYS, from the coding sequence ATGATCAAACTCACGTTGGTTGCTGGAGCCAGGCCAAATTTTATGAAAATCGCTCCCATCGTGCACGCCATTAAGGCGAAGCAAAAAGAGGGTTTCCCCATTTCTTACAGGCTTGTCCATACAGGTCAGCATTATGATAAAAAAATGTCTGGGGATTTTTTCGAACAGCTCAATATCCCTGAACCAGACGCCAATTTAGGAGGGGGTGGAGGCACGCAGGCCGAACAGACTGCGGCCATTATGGTGGCTTTTGAAAAAGAATTGATGGCCAATAGGCCGGATTTGGTGATTGTAGTTGGGGATGTAACCTCTACCTTGGCTTGTTCGATTGCAGCCAAAAAATTGGTGATCGATGTGGCCCATGTGGAAGGAGGTATCCGCTCAGGGGATTTAAGTATGCCCGAAGAAATCAACAGGATGGTTACCGACAGCATCACAGACCATTTCTTTACCACCTCAGAAATTGCCAATGAAAACCTCAGGAAATTGGGCTTTCCCGAAAGCCGTATCCATTTTGTGGGCAATACCATGATTGATACCCTGATGGCAAATATGGAAAAGTTCCGTAAGCCGGATGGGGAAGCCTTTGACAAGCTTCAGCCGGGGCAATATTTCGTCATGACCATGCACAGACCCGCCAATGTGGACCAGGAAGAAAAACTCAAAGAAATGATCAATGCCATCATGGAAGGCACCCAAGGCCTTCCGGTTATTTTCCCTGTACACCCCAGGACAGCCAAAAACCTCCAAAATCTGGGCATCAATGACCCTAATCTGTTGATGACAGAACCTTTGTCCTATCTGGAATTCAATTATCTGGTCAAAAATGCAAAAGGTGTCATTACTGATTCCGGAGGGATTACCGAAGAGGCTTCTGTTATGAACATACCCTGCATTACCCTCAGAGAAAATACAGAAAGAGCGGAAACAATTGAATTGGGCACAAACGAATTGGTTGGTACCAATCCAGAAAACCTCCAACCTTATTTGGAAAAACTGATGCGTGGCGAATGGAAAAAGTACAAGGGGATCCCTTATTGGGATGGTAAAACGGCTGAAAGAATTGTGGGTAAAATCATTGAAATTTATAGCTAA
- a CDS encoding nucleoside deaminase produces the protein MELFSDAYFMNEAFKQAKIAFEEDEIPVGAVIVCRNKIIARAYNQTEKLTDVTAHAEMIAITAAANALGAKYLPECKLYVTLEPCVMCAGASFWSQLGELHYGASDPKRGFSLIQERILHPKTKVTKGLMGKESKELLDAFFQKLRK, from the coding sequence ATGGAACTCTTCTCAGATGCCTACTTCATGAACGAGGCCTTCAAGCAGGCTAAAATTGCTTTTGAAGAAGATGAAATACCCGTGGGTGCTGTTATTGTCTGCAGGAACAAAATCATAGCCAGGGCATACAATCAAACAGAAAAACTCACAGATGTCACTGCACATGCCGAAATGATTGCCATAACTGCAGCAGCAAATGCACTTGGCGCTAAATACCTTCCAGAATGCAAACTGTACGTTACCCTTGAACCCTGTGTGATGTGCGCAGGAGCAAGTTTCTGGTCCCAATTAGGAGAACTTCATTATGGTGCATCGGATCCCAAGAGAGGGTTTTCGCTCATTCAGGAAAGGATATTGCATCCTAAAACCAAGGTAACCAAAGGGTTGATGGGGAAAGAATCAAAAGAATTACTGGATGCGTTCTTTCAAAAATTGAGAAAATGA
- a CDS encoding response regulator transcription factor, translating to MSKAEILLIEDDERLSTVLKKGLEERGYGVTQAFDGDMGLRLFENGGFDLIITDLILPKVNGLDISKSIRLKDTQIPIIMLTALGATDDKVEGFDAGADDYLVKPFDFRELHARIRTLLKRSGRVAEQAEKSIFVYADLQIDSQLKKASRAGIDLNLTPKEYSLLEYMVKNPERVLSREEIAREVWGVNFDTGTNFIDVYINYIRKKVDKPFEDKLIHTRSGMGFLLQKT from the coding sequence ATGTCTAAAGCAGAGATTTTACTGATTGAAGACGATGAAAGGTTATCCACAGTCCTTAAAAAGGGTCTGGAGGAGAGAGGATATGGGGTGACCCAAGCCTTTGACGGAGATATGGGTCTCCGATTGTTTGAAAATGGAGGGTTTGACCTGATCATTACCGATCTCATCTTACCTAAAGTCAATGGACTGGATATTTCAAAATCCATAAGGTTAAAAGATACCCAAATCCCTATCATCATGTTGACGGCATTGGGAGCGACCGATGATAAAGTTGAAGGGTTTGATGCGGGGGCAGATGATTACCTGGTCAAACCTTTTGATTTTAGGGAACTTCATGCCCGCATAAGGACCTTGTTGAAAAGATCCGGCCGAGTAGCAGAACAGGCTGAGAAATCCATTTTCGTGTACGCGGATCTTCAAATAGATTCCCAGTTGAAAAAAGCAAGCAGAGCAGGGATTGATCTCAACCTTACACCCAAAGAGTACAGTCTTTTGGAGTATATGGTTAAAAATCCAGAGCGTGTACTTTCCAGGGAAGAGATTGCCCGCGAAGTATGGGGAGTAAATTTCGATACCGGTACCAACTTTATAGATGTTTACATCAATTACATCCGGAAAAAAGTGGACAAACCCTTTGAAGATAAACTGATCCATACCCGCTCGGGAATGGGCTTTTTGCTACAGAAAACATGA
- a CDS encoding cupin domain-containing protein: protein MHQRIKELVEQLQLKPHPEGGYYAETYRSDWEVSTDHGSRSLMTCIYFLLTSDNSSKFHQIKSDEMWFFHEGSPLTVHVLSDKGYEKLLVGPSDKEGHLPYQLVKTGIIFGSTVDQEESYSLVSCVVAPGFDFEDFRLVPKEELLEKWPEALEIIHKLT from the coding sequence ATGCACCAGAGGATAAAGGAATTAGTGGAGCAACTTCAGTTGAAGCCCCATCCAGAAGGGGGGTATTATGCTGAAACGTACCGGTCTGATTGGGAAGTTTCTACAGATCATGGAAGCCGGAGTCTGATGACCTGTATTTACTTTTTGTTGACCTCCGATAACTCCTCCAAATTCCATCAAATAAAAAGTGATGAAATGTGGTTTTTTCATGAGGGAAGCCCCCTTACTGTTCATGTGCTTTCTGATAAGGGCTATGAAAAACTCCTGGTCGGGCCATCGGATAAGGAGGGTCACCTGCCCTACCAACTGGTAAAAACGGGAATCATTTTTGGATCAACAGTGGATCAGGAGGAAAGCTATAGTTTGGTTTCCTGTGTGGTAGCCCCAGGGTTTGATTTCGAAGATTTCAGGTTAGTGCCTAAAGAAGAATTGTTGGAGAAATGGCCGGAAGCGCTTGAAATTATCCACAAATTGACTTAA